In a single window of the Zea mays cultivar B73 chromosome 5, Zm-B73-REFERENCE-NAM-5.0, whole genome shotgun sequence genome:
- the LOC100274510 gene encoding uncharacterized protein LOC100274510: MSTGSAGVFLHRGNQALMDDSAVPIGFSMTSYTTGNQFQSRITFGIDQLGSAVNNSSSHGRRGFQRWIHAPAQDDGCRLVLGLGPTPDPDVNSPDQQPAGAGADKSRPPPVTLFGQSFSFADPGTLSLGIHQGRSTGANKHLGAGTIISFSTVDEGSTSARSSSGGYMPSLLFARRPNCSTAEEEQGLLDDTDTDNSNDGTEPSASMTEASFGGVSSDAVTLVSNSGQQAQRRHPKKCRFKGCSKGARGATGLCIAHGGGQRCQKPGCHKGAESRTAYCKAHGGGRRCLQLGCTKSAEGKTDHCIAHGGGQRCGYPDCPKAARGKSGRCIKHGGGKRCSVEGCIRSAEGRVGLCISHGGGRRCQFPDCRRGAQGSTLYCKSHGGGKRCVFEGCGKGAEGSTPLCKAHGGGKRCVYEGGGVCPKSVHGGTDFCVAHGGGKRCAVPGCSKSARGRTDRCVKHGGGKRCRVDGCGKSAQGSTDCCKAHGGGKRCNFGDGQCEKFARGRSGLCAAHDTLVASQQRRGGGMIGPGLFHGIVRSASVANMNSDYSSSGVSTVSDCDGSPEAATRRQELIPPQVLVPRSMKSLTAATVQPPKRSREGRVVTVPEGRVHGGGLLSLLGGSFMNVDKL, from the coding sequence ATGAGTACCGGTTCTGCGGGTGTCTTCCTGCACCGTGGAAACCAGGCTCTCATGGATGATTCTGCAGTGCCAATTGGCTTCTCAATGACGAGCTACACGACAGGTAACCAGTTTCAGAGTCGGATAACATTTGGTATAGACCAACTGGGTTCAGCAGTGAACAATAGCAGCAGCCATGGCCGCAGAGGTTTCCAGAGGTGGATTCATGCGCCTGCTCAAGATGATGGGTGCAGACTAGTCCTCGGGCTGGGTCCGACGCCGGACCCAGACGTTAACTCTCCTGATCAGCAGCCTGCCGGTGCCGGAGCAGACAAGTCGAGACCACCACCTGTAACTTTGTTTGGCCAGAGCTTCTCCTTCGCTGATCCGGGGACGCTGAGCCTTGGGATTCATCAGGGCCGTAGTACGGGAGCAAATAAACACTTGGGCGCCGGAACCATCATCTCTTTTTCCACTGTGGACGAGGGCTCCACGTCTGCCAGGAGTAGCTCCGGCGGCTACATGCCATCGCTGCTCTTTGCTCGTCGGCCAAACTGTTCGACAGCTGAAGAGGAACAGGGTTTGCTAGATGACACAGACACAGACAACAGTAACGATGGTACTGAACCTTCGGCATCCATGACGGAGGCTTCATTTGGTGGCGTGAGCTCTGATGCTGTGACCCTGGTAAGCAACTCTGGACAGCAGGCTCAACGCCGGCACCCCAAGAAGTGCAGGTTCAAAGGGTGCTCCAAGGGCGCGCGAGGCGCGACGGGCCTGTGCATCGCTCACGGCGGCGGGCAGAGGTGCCAGAAGCCCGGGTGCCACAAGGGCGCCGAGAGCCGCACGGCCTACTGCAAGGCCCACGGCGGGGGGCGCCGGTGCCTGCAGCTCGGCTGCACCAAGAGCGCGGAAGGGAAGACGGACCACTGCATCGCCCATGGcggcggccagcggtgcggctacCCTGACTGCCCTAAAGCCGCGCGTGGCAAGTCCGGGCGGTGCATCAAGCACGGCGGCGGGAAGAGGTGCTCGGTCGAGGGCTGCATCAGGAGCGCCGAGGGAAGGGTCGGGCTGTGCATCTCTCACGGCGGCGGGCGGCGGTGCCAGTTCCCGGACTGCCGCAGGGGAGCGCAGGGCAGCACCCTGTACTGCAAGTCGCACGGCGGCGGGAAGCGCTGCGTCTTCGAGGGGTGCGGCAAGGGCGCCGAAGGCAGCACGCCGCTGTGCAAGGCGCACGGCGGCGGGAAGCGGTGCGTGTATGAGGGCGGCGGCGTGTGCCCCAAGAGCGTCCACGGCGGCACAGACTTCTGCGTGGCTCACGGCGGCGGGAAGCGGTGCGCGGTGCCTGGGTGCAGCAAGAGCGCGCGCGGCCGCACGGACCGCTGCGTGAAGCACGGCGGTGGCAAGCGGTGCAGGGTGGACGGGTGCGGCAAGAGCGCGCAAGGGAGCACCGATTGCTGCAAGGCTCACGGTGGCGGGAAGAGGTGCAACTTCGGCGACGGCCAATGCGAGAAGTTCGCGCGCGGCCGGAGCGGGCTCTGCGCGGCGCACGACACTCTGGTGGCCTCACAGCAGCGCCGCGGTGGCGGCATGATCGGGCCGGGCCTCTTCCACGGCATCGTTCGCTCTGCCAGCGTTGCAAACATGAACAGCGACTACTCGTCGTCGGGCGTGAGCACGGTGTCCGACTGCGACGGCTCGCCTGAGGCGGCGACGAGGAGGCAGGAGCTGATCCCTCCCCAGGTGCTGGTCCCCCGGTCCATGAAATCTTTGACGGCGGCAACCGTGCAGCCACCGAAGAGGAGCAGAGAAGGAAGGGTAGTCACCGTCCCCGAGGGGAGGGTGCACGGTGGTGGCCTCCTGTCGTTGCTTGGCGGGAGCTTCATGAACGTCGACAAGCTCTGA
- the LOC100383712 gene encoding uncharacterized protein LOC100383712 precursor — MARAAAPPPLHRLPGLALLCLAVAVCFSGGENAAAAAWTRKIVGVHELRVGDFSVKVTNWGATLMSVILPDSKGNLGDVVLGYDTVAEYVNGTAYFGGLIGRVANRVAGARFTLDGKAYRLYRNDGNNSLHGGHRGFSKVVWTVKEHVGGGDSPYITLYYHSFDGEQGFPGDLDVYVTYRLSRPYVLSVRMNATARSRATPVNLAHHAYWNLGGHGSGPVLGETVQLFASRYTPVDAALVPTGALAPVAGTPYDFRAPAPVGARLADLRPRRGTGGVAGYDTNYAVDGAASPSLRPVARVWDGATGRAMELWADQPGVQFYTSNGLAGVRGKGGSVYRRYAALCLETQGFPDAVNHPSFPSQIVRPGKVYSHDMLFKFSFA, encoded by the exons ATGGCAAGAGCGGCGGCTCCTCCGCCTCTGCACCGGCTGCCCGGTCTGGCCTTGCTGTGCCTTGCCGTGGCAGTTTGCTTCTCCGGCGGCGAAAACGCCGCGGCGGCGGCCTGGACGAGGAAGATAGTCGGCGTTCACGAGCTCAGGGTGGGGGATTTCTCCGTCAAGGTCACCAACTGGGGGGCGACTCTCATGTCCGTCATCCTCCCCGACTCCAAAG GGAACTTGGGCGACGTTGTGCTCGGCTACGACACCGTCGCTGAATACGTC AACGGCACCGCCTACTTCGGCGGTCTGATCGGCCGCGTGGCCAACAGGGTCGCCGGCGCGCGGTTCACGCTGGACGGGAAAGCCTACCGCCTCTACCGCAACGACGGCAACAACTCGCTCCACG GTGGCCACCGGGGGTTCAGCAAGGTCGTATGGACGGTGAAGGAGCACGTCGGCGGCGGTGACTCCCCGTACATCACGCTCTACTACCATAGCTTCGACGGGGAGCAAG GGTTCCCCGGCGACCTGGACGTGTACGTGACGTACCGTCTGTCGCGCCCGTACGTGCTGAGCGTGCGCATGAACGCCACGGCGCGGAGCAGGGCCACCCCGGTGAACCTCGCGCACCACGCGTACTGGAACCTCGGCGGCCACGGCAGCGGGCCCGTCCTCGGCGAAACGGTGCAGCTCTTCGCGTCGCGGTACACGCCGGTGGACGCCGCGCTCGTGCCGACGGGCGCGCTGGCGCCCGTGGCCGGCACGCCCTACGACTTCCGCGCGCCGGCGCCCGTGGGGGCGCGCCTGGCGGACCTGCGGCCGCGCCGTGGCACTGGCGGCGTCGCGGGCTACGACACCAACTACGCCGTGGACGGCGCCGCGTCGCCGTCGCTGCGGCCGGTGGCGCGCGTCTGGGACGGCGCCACGGGGCGGGCCATGGAGCTGTGGGCGGACCAGCCCGGGGTGCAGTTCTACACCAGCAACGGGCTCGCTGGCgtcaggggcaagggcggtagcgtGTACCGGCGGTACGCCGCGCTGTGCCTCGAGACGCAGGGGTTCCCCGATGCCGTCAACCACCCGAGCTTCCCGTCGCAGATCGTGAGGCCGGGCAAGGTGTATAGCCATGACATGCTCTTTAAGTTCTCCTTCGCCTAG